In the Acanthopagrus latus isolate v.2019 chromosome 23, fAcaLat1.1, whole genome shotgun sequence genome, one interval contains:
- the crhr1 gene encoding corticotropin-releasing factor receptor 1 isoform X3, producing MAAGLLEETTVSAPRSSSWSIRCLRNIIHWNLISAFILRNATWFIVQLTMNPAVTESNQVWCRLVTAGYNYFHVTNFFWMFGEGCYLHTAVVLTYSTDKLRKWMFICIGWGIPFPIIVAWAFGKLYYDNEKCWFGKRAGVYTDYIYQGPMILVLLINFVFLFNIVRILMTKLRASTTSETIQYRKAVKATLVLLPLLGITYMLFFVNPGGEDEVAQIVFIYFNSILESFQGFFVSVFYCFLNSEVRSAVRKRWIRWQDRSSFRSRAVRATSLPTSPSRVSFHSIKQSSNL from the exons gagtATTCGCTGTCTGAGGAACATCATCCACTGGAATCTGATCTCAGCATTCATCCTCAGGAACGCTACCTGGTTCATTGTCCAGCTGACCATGAACCCAGCTGTTACCGAGAGCAACCAG gtgtgGTGCAGGTTGGTCACAGCAGGTTATAATTATTTCCATGTGACGAACTTCTTCTGGATGTTTGGTGAAGGTTGTTATCTTCACACGGCCGTTGTCCTCACTTACTCCACGGACAAGCTCAGGAAGTGGATGTTCATCTGCATTGGCTGGG GTATTCCATTCCCAATCATTGTGGCGTGGGCCTTTGGGAAACTTTACTATGACAATGAGAA gtgctGGTTTGGGAAGAGAGCCGGTGTTTACACGGACTACATCTACCAAGGGCCCATGATCCTGGTCCTGCTG ATTAATTTTGTCTTCCTGTTCAACATCGTTCGGATCCTGATGACCAAGCTGAGGGCGTCAACCACCTCAGAGACCATCCAGTACAG GAAGGCGGTGAAGGCGACTCTggtgctgctgcctctgttaGGAATTACCTACATGCTGTTCTTTGTGAATCCTGGAGGGGAAGACGAAGTCGCTCAGATTGTCTTCATCTACTTCAACTCCATCCTGGAGTCCTTCCAG ggcTTTTTCGTCTCAGTGTTCTACTGTTTCCTCAACAGTGAG gtgcGGTCAGCGGTCAGGAAGCGTTGGATTCGTTGGCAGGACCGCAGCTCGTTCCGCAGCCGGGCGGTGCGCGCCACTTCACTACCAACATCACCGAGCAGAGTGTCCTTCCACAGCATCAAACAGTCCTCCAACCTCTGA
- the maptb gene encoding microtubule-associated protein tau, which translates to MMDGHSSPFGGDPAPKEQSMMGDLPNGNRASEVKEQAMEERAGGGELMRSSSEEHPEGRDEEEERSTMITQEEEEQEEMMGMEEDVMEEKKKEEQLEGRAGEMKEMSCSSITPPPDAKEKIKIDGEEEEVMAESSGGGVMSAEKEQEESTELQPPSSSEPPADEEKTNTPPAPPSSEDQKVPVDETNAPLTDGVLKEEACFISAASPSSITKAPPTGVASVTRTRSSPSSKQAAPAKKTSAPPAKQAAQVRKSNTPPPLNKAVKETTEESMKASTSAGGARAAKMISAKSTESVDGVNSPGSRSPVSRSSTPNREVKKVAVVRTPPRSPGSARGRTPPPPSHPMPDLSNVRSKVGSTENLKHVPGGGKVQIVHKKLDLTNVTSKCGSKENIHHKPGGGKLEIKSEKVDFKSVQSKVGSLENVTHVPGGGKKRIESQKLSFREKAKARTDHGAEIVIQPDSSPHRHSNTSSPGSLNTAEVAPLSNLADQVSASLAKQGL; encoded by the exons ATGATGGATGGACACTCCTCCCCTTTCGGAGGTGACCCCGCGCCTAAAGAGCAGAGCATGATGGGAG acCTCCCAAATGGAAACAGAGCTTCTGAGGTGAAGGAGCAAGCGATGGAGGAGcgagcaggtggaggtgaactTATGAGGAGCAGCTCTGAGGAGCACCCAGAGGGgagggatgaggaagaggagagatcCACCATGATTactcaggaggaagaggagcaggaagaaatGATGGGCATGGAGGaagatgtgatggaggagaagaaaaaggaggagcagCTAGAAGGAAGAGCTGGAGAGATGAAGGAGATGTCTTGCTCCTCTATCACACCTCCTCCTGATGCCAAGGAGAAGATAAAGATTgatggggaggaagaggaggtgatggCAGAGAGTTCAGGCGGAGGTGTGATGTCAGctgagaaggagcaggaggagtcCACAGAGCTCCAGCCTCCCAGCAGCTCAGAGCCTCCTGctgatgaggagaaaacaaacacacctcctgctcctccttcctctgaaGACCAGAAGGTCCCTGTTGATGAAACAAATGCTCCTCTAACTGACGGAGTCCTCAAAGAGGAGGCATGCTTTATTTCTGCTGCATCTCCTTCCTCCATAACAAAAGCTCCTCCCACAGGAGTTGCCTCAGTGACAAGAACacgctcctccccctcctcaaaACAGGCTGCTCCAGCCAAGAAAACAAGTGCTCCTCCAGCCAAACAGGCTGCCCAAGTTAGGAAATCaaacactcctcctcctctaaacAAAG CTGTGAAGGAAACGACTGAAGAATCCATGAAG gcCTCCACGTCAGCAGGAGGCGCCAGAGCAGCCAAGATGATCTCAGCCAAGAGTACAG agtcaGTTGACGGAGTCAACAGTCCAGGAAGTCGGTCTCCTGTCAGTCGATCGTCCACTCCCAACAGAGAGGTCAAGAAG GTGGCTGTAGTCCGGACCCCCCCAAGGTCTCCCGGTTCTGCCCGTGGACGGacgcccccccctccctcccaccccaTGCCTGACCTCAGCAAcgtgaggtcaaaggtcggaTCCACTGAGAATCTCAAACACGTACCTGGAGGAGGAAAG gTTCAGATTGTTCATAAGAAGTTGGATCTGACGAATGTGACATCAAAATGTGGCTCCAAAGAAAACATCCACCACAAaccag ggggAGGGAAACTGGAGATTAAATCAGAGAAGGTGGATTTTAAATCTGTTCAATCAAAAGTCGGTTCTCTGGAGAACGTCACTCATGTTCCAGGTGGAGGGAAGAAGAGG ATTGAAAGTCAGAAGCTGAGCTTCAGGGAAAAAGCCAAAGCTCGAACTGACCACGGTGCTGAAATCGTCATCCAGCCTGACTCCTCCCCTCATCGCCATAGCAACACTTCCTCCCCTGGAAGCCTCAACACTGCTGAAGTTGCACCGCTCAGCAACCTGGCTGATCAG GTGTCTGCCTCCCTCGCCAAACAGGGCCTGTGA